One window of the Deltaproteobacteria bacterium genome contains the following:
- a CDS encoding NAD(P)/FAD-dependent oxidoreductase codes for GGNSAVDWALSLDGIAAEVALCHRLYKWEAHEAMVHRLLSSRVRVKYPYYTLKQVLGEDRVTGAVIWNERSGLEETIEVDDIVLSIGMLTNMEPFRQWGLNIVGSGIGVAPDMSTNLPGVYAAGDIVTYPGKVLLITAGAGEAATAVNSAKEYILSGEMGR; via the coding sequence AGGGGGGAACAGCGCGGTGGACTGGGCCCTCTCCCTCGACGGGATCGCGGCCGAGGTCGCCCTGTGCCACCGGCTGTACAAGTGGGAGGCCCACGAGGCGATGGTCCACCGGCTCCTCTCCTCGAGGGTCCGGGTGAAATACCCGTACTACACGCTGAAGCAGGTCCTCGGCGAGGACCGGGTGACCGGGGCGGTCATCTGGAACGAGCGAAGCGGGCTGGAGGAGACGATCGAGGTGGACGACATCGTTCTCTCGATCGGCATGCTGACCAACATGGAGCCGTTCCGGCAGTGGGGGCTGAACATCGTCGGCAGCGGGATCGGGGTGGCGCCCGACATGTCCACCAACCTGCCCGGCGTCTACGCCGCGGGGGACATCGTGACCTACCCCGGCAAGGTGCTGCTCATCACCGCGGGAGCGGGGGAGGCCGCCACCGCCGTCAACAGCGCGAAGGAGTACATCCTCTCGGGCGAAATGGGGCGGTAA
- a CDS encoding redoxin domain-containing protein → MKFLKWCLAAAVCLAAVASPWWNASAFALRTLEQGAKAPDIELMGMNGEGAKLSSLVGPKGLVVIYWATWSSRSPGILLFAEKELRKYEAQGMKVVAVNADHQEMKTEDHQAVRDKVRELGLTLPVFHDRGLVGYNALGIISVPTTLIMDNALSLREAYPGFPSVAKTDIPEKIDAVLGIVREKRPEKAQYLLDHKPKNHALQYYNLGKRMFLVARSPSGELRGGVPESAIDRLNEAIRRDPDFFRPYLLKAIIYHAAKEPALRDSALDNIRKREFQEPYEHRVLALGYLEMGMDNSASDHLKALFSLSPDDPAGLFGQALLSQRRNDAAGAKKAVAALSANPAAKEVLGEEVSALFTPEGAVKTGSARAVRDTLDRLLEIEKKAQGAIRSDAPVKAEDVNRAK, encoded by the coding sequence ATGAAATTCCTGAAATGGTGCCTCGCGGCCGCGGTCTGCCTGGCGGCGGTCGCATCGCCGTGGTGGAACGCCTCCGCGTTCGCGCTGCGGACGCTCGAGCAGGGAGCGAAGGCCCCGGACATCGAGCTGATGGGCATGAACGGGGAGGGCGCGAAGCTCTCGTCCCTCGTCGGGCCGAAGGGGCTCGTGGTCATCTACTGGGCCACGTGGAGCTCCCGGTCCCCCGGGATCCTCCTGTTCGCCGAGAAGGAGCTTCGGAAATACGAGGCGCAGGGGATGAAGGTGGTCGCCGTCAACGCGGACCACCAGGAGATGAAGACCGAGGATCACCAGGCGGTGCGCGACAAGGTGAGGGAGCTCGGCCTCACGTTGCCCGTGTTCCACGACCGGGGGCTGGTGGGGTACAACGCCCTCGGGATCATCAGCGTCCCGACGACCCTGATCATGGACAACGCGCTGTCCCTGCGCGAGGCGTACCCTGGGTTCCCGTCGGTCGCGAAGACCGATATCCCGGAGAAGATCGACGCCGTGCTGGGCATCGTCCGCGAAAAGCGGCCGGAAAAGGCCCAGTACCTGCTCGATCACAAGCCGAAGAACCACGCGCTCCAGTACTACAACCTCGGGAAGCGGATGTTTCTCGTGGCGCGGTCCCCCTCGGGCGAGCTGCGGGGCGGAGTCCCCGAATCGGCGATCGACCGGCTGAACGAGGCGATCCGCCGCGACCCGGACTTCTTCCGCCCGTACCTGCTGAAGGCGATCATCTACCACGCGGCGAAGGAGCCGGCGCTCCGGGACTCCGCGCTGGACAACATCCGGAAGCGGGAGTTCCAGGAGCCGTACGAGCACCGTGTCCTCGCGCTCGGCTACCTGGAGATGGGGATGGACAACAGCGCCTCCGACCACCTGAAGGCGCTCTTCTCGTTGTCGCCGGACGACCCCGCGGGGCTCTTCGGGCAGGCGCTGCTCTCGCAGCGTCGCAACGACGCCGCCGGGGCGAAGAAGGCGGTGGCGGCCCTTTCCGCGAACCCGGCCGCGAAGGAGGTCCTGGGGGAGGAGGTCTCCGCGCTGTTCACGCCCGAAGGAGCGGTGAAGACCGGTTCGGCGCGGGCGGTCCGGGACACGCTCGACCGGCTGCTGGAGATCGAGAAGAAGGCGCAGGGGGCGATCCGCTCCGACGCCCCGGTCAAGGCGGAGGACGTGAACCGGGCGAAGTAG
- a CDS encoding glycerophosphodiester phosphodiesterase gives MENSPSAFALALAEGADMIEFDVRLSSDGVPVVFHDGRTGRTAKGNLRVSRTPAARLAKVRLKNGEAIPTFAELLERIGGKVPLNVESKVAGAVEACAGAIRASGYRGAILFSSALRTECLAARSILPGLPCGLVTRRPSASDIAFCLRHGLSSIHPSHRLLTVLRIRKVRAAGIALFPYTVDDPSAAFRLIEAGAAGVFSNRAQALREMWCGRG, from the coding sequence TTGGAGAACTCGCCGTCGGCGTTCGCGCTGGCGCTCGCCGAAGGGGCGGACATGATCGAGTTCGACGTGCGGTTGTCGTCGGACGGCGTGCCGGTGGTGTTCCACGACGGGCGCACCGGCAGGACGGCGAAGGGGAATCTGCGGGTGTCGCGCACCCCGGCGGCCCGGCTTGCGAAGGTCCGGCTGAAGAACGGGGAGGCGATTCCGACGTTCGCCGAACTGCTGGAACGGATCGGCGGGAAGGTCCCGCTGAACGTGGAGTCGAAGGTGGCGGGAGCCGTGGAGGCGTGCGCGGGCGCGATTCGCGCCTCGGGGTACCGCGGGGCGATCCTCTTCTCGTCCGCCCTGAGGACGGAGTGCCTCGCCGCCCGGTCGATCCTCCCGGGGCTCCCGTGCGGGCTGGTGACGCGGCGCCCCTCCGCGTCGGACATCGCCTTCTGCCTGCGCCACGGGCTCTCCTCGATCCACCCGAGCCACCGGTTGCTGACCGTCCTCCGCATCCGGAAGGTGCGGGCCGCCGGCATCGCGCTTTTCCCCTACACGGTCGACGATCCGTCCGCCGCGTTCCGGCTCATCGAGGCCGGCGCCGCCGGCGTCTTCTCCAACCGCGCGCAGGCGCTGCGGGAGATGTGGTGCGGACGCGGATAG
- a CDS encoding diacylglycerol kinase family lipid kinase, which produces MIDVICNPVAGHRPAGRIDRVRACLSAMGFSFRIRETGGPGDAVVMAREAAHEGAETVVAVGGDGTVHEVANGLAGSGTRLAVVPHGTGNVFAKEFSLPASIEGCLALLRDGRTISVPLGKANDRYFVLLASAGFDAEVVERMNHRQKNVLGIAAYVLCGARHLLRAQPSLWIELPGRERFEVQSVIVSRGRKYGGNVTIAPDANIEGDAFHVVALLRKGRWAISMFALDILRGRHAGSRHVLIRETTSVVARSTIPSAVQVDGEYLGPLPVRIAMTDVRLRIVVPTDFPSR; this is translated from the coding sequence ATGATCGACGTGATCTGCAACCCCGTGGCGGGCCACAGACCGGCGGGAAGGATCGACCGGGTCCGCGCCTGCCTCTCCGCGATGGGATTCTCCTTCCGCATCCGCGAAACCGGGGGACCCGGCGACGCCGTCGTGATGGCGCGGGAGGCGGCCCACGAAGGGGCCGAAACGGTCGTCGCGGTCGGCGGCGACGGCACGGTCCACGAGGTCGCGAACGGCCTGGCGGGCAGCGGCACCCGTCTCGCGGTCGTCCCCCACGGGACCGGGAACGTCTTCGCGAAAGAGTTTTCCCTCCCCGCCTCCATCGAAGGGTGCCTCGCGCTCCTGCGGGACGGCAGGACGATCTCCGTCCCGCTGGGGAAGGCGAACGACCGGTACTTCGTCCTCCTCGCGTCCGCCGGCTTCGACGCCGAGGTGGTGGAACGGATGAACCACCGTCAGAAGAACGTCCTGGGGATCGCCGCCTACGTCCTGTGCGGCGCACGACACCTGCTCCGCGCCCAGCCGTCCCTGTGGATCGAGCTGCCGGGAAGGGAGCGGTTCGAGGTCCAGTCGGTGATCGTGTCCCGGGGAAGGAAGTACGGCGGGAACGTCACGATCGCGCCGGACGCGAACATCGAAGGGGACGCGTTCCACGTGGTCGCGCTGCTCCGCAAGGGCCGGTGGGCGATCTCGATGTTCGCCCTCGACATTCTCCGGGGAAGGCACGCCGGCTCCCGCCACGTCCTGATCCGCGAGACCACGTCCGTCGTGGCACGATCCACGATCCCCTCCGCGGTGCAGGTCGACGGCGAGTACCTCGGTCCCCTTCCCGTCCGGATCGCGATGACCGACGTCCGCCTGCGGATCGTCGTCCCGACGGATTTCCCCTCCCGCTGA